The region GCATCGTCGGCCGCTCAGGTTCGGGCAAAAGCACCCTGACCAAGCTGGTGCAGCGCCTGTACACGCCAGAGGGCGGCAGGCTGTTGGTGGACGGTATCGACATCAGCCTGATCGATGCCGCACAACTGCGCCGCCAAGTCGGTGTCGTCTTGCAAGAAAACCTGCTGTTCAACCGCAGTGTGCGGGAGAACATCGCCATCACCGACCCGGCAGCCCCCATTGAAGCGGTGATGCGCGTGGCCCAACTGGCAGGTGCCCACGACTTCATCAGCGAACTCACCGAAGGCTATGACACCGTGGTCGGTGAACAGGGTGGCTCCTTAAGTGGCGGCCAACGCCAGCGCATCGCCATCGCGCGTGCCCTGTTCACCAACCCGCGCATCCTGATCCTGGACGAAGCCACCAGCGCCCTGGACTACGAGAGTGAAGCCATCATCCAGAAGAACATGGCCCACATCTGCCAAGGCCGCACCGTGCTGATCATTGCCCACCGCCTGTCTGCCGTGCGCCACGCCCACCGCATCATCGTCATGGACAAAGGCCGAATAGTCGAAGCCGGGCCCCATGACACCTTGGTCAAACACCCCCAAGGCCTCTACGCCCACCTGTGGCGCATGCAGGATGGCGGGCGGCCTACCGAAGAAGAGAAAGAAGAAGTCAGCGCATGAAGACCCAACACCCCCTGCGCGAACTCCTCTCCCGCTACAAAGCCATCTTCCAGCATGCCTGGGTCCACCGCGCCGAGCTGGCGGGCCCCAGCCGCCTGGCTGATGAAGTCGCTTTTCTTCCAGCCGCCCTGAGTCTGGTGGAAACCCCGGTGCACCCAGCCCCGCGCCGCCTTGCCTATGGCCTGATGGCCTTGTTTGTCATCGCCCTGGTCTGGGCCTACTTTGGCCAGGTTGACATCGTCGCCGTGGCCCCTGGGCGCATCATCGTCAGCGAGCGCACCAAAGTTATCCAGCCGCTGGAAGCCAGCATCGTCAAAAAGGTACGGGTCAAAGACGGCGATAGGGTCACCGCAGGCCAAGTGCTGGTCGAATTGGATCCCACCATGGCCAGCGCCGACAGTGCCAACGTGCAAGAACAGCTGCACACCCAGGCCTCGGAAATCATGCGCACCAGAGCCCTGCTCAAGGCACTCTCAAATTCAGAGCTTCCTGCGCAGATCAATACTGCGCTAGAGCCCTATTTAGCCTATAAACCCAGTCCAACACTGGCCCCATCCATCCAGGCCCAATTGCAATCCGAATGGCAAGACATCCGCGCCAAACTCGCCAAGCTTGATGCCGAAGCGAACCGCCGCCAGGCCGAAATGGCTACCGTCAAAGCCAGCATCGCCAAACTGGAAGCCACCCTGCCCATGGCGCAAGCGCGAGAGGCGGACTTCAAAACCCTGGTCGCCCAAGGCTTCATGTCCGGCCACGCCACCCAGGACAAAACCCGGGATCGCATCGAACTGGAGCGCGACCTGGCCGTGCAACGCGCCCGGCTGGCTGAAGTGCAGTCCACTGCCGCAGAGACCGAGCAAGCCAAAGCCGCTTACCGAACCGACACCCAGCGATCCTTAAGCGAACGCCTGGCCCAGGCCAGTAGCAAACACAGCCAACTGCAAGCCGACTCCGCCAAAGCCACGCAGCGTGAACGCCAAACCCAGCTCACCGCCCCGGTGGACGGCATCGTGCAGCAACTGGCGGTGCACTCGGTGGGTGGGGTGGTCACCAGCGCCCAGCCTTTGATGATCGTCGTGCCCGACAGCCCCACGGTGACGGCCGAGGTGAGCATTGCCAACCAGGACATTGGCTTTGTGAATGCGGGCCAGCTGGCTGCGGTGAAGCTGGAGACCTTTGCCTACACCAAGTACGGCACGGTTGATGCCAGGGTGGATGTGGTCACGGCAGATGCGGTGACCGATGACAAGAAGGGCAGTTACTACCCGGCCATTCTGACCCTGAGTCAGCGCGACATGCTGATCGACGGCAAGCGCATTCCCTTGAGCCCGGGGATGAACATCACGGCGGAGATCAAGACCGGGCAGAGACGGATCATTGAGTACCTGCTGAGTCCGGTGCAGAGGGCGGGGAGTGAGAGTTTGCGGGAGCGGTAGTAGGTGTCATGGGGCGCGGATACACGGTTAACTACAGGAGATTAAAAACTATGAATTTAATAGCTGGTTGTGCGCATCCATTGGGCGCTAGAGGGGGATTTTTTTGTGAGAGGTTAAAACGATGTTTAAGAAGACGGACTGACGACACTTGCATTGTGGATAACGAGGGCGATGTGATTGTGGAGCCCGACAGCGTGATCGCCAGCGCCGGTGATGACCGCGTGCAAGGCGGCCTGGACAACGACCAGATCGACGGCATGGGTGACACGCCAGATCAAAATTTTATTGAAAGGTTGCTGCGCCAGGAACTGGGCGCTGCGGGTGTGCAGACCACTTCGTCCAGTACGAGATTTTTGGACAAATTTGTAGCTGATCTCGGGCGTATGACGTCCACGGACGGGACTATAGCCAATGCCCGTTGGCAAAAGTCCCTGACAGTGACTGCCATGGATTACAACAACAACAAGGAGGCAACCAACGCCAAGCAATTCTTCACCTTGACATCGGGTGCCATCTACTTCGATCTAAAAGACATCAACCCCGCCACGCTCAAAAGCCTGCCACTCCTTAAAACAGCCGCCTCCAGCACCGCAACCGGTGACGACCCCTTTGTGGGCGGATCAGAAATCGCCAACGCCACAGCCTGGCATGTGCAAACCGGCAGCGGAGCCATGAATTGGCAGGAAAGCACCGTCGCCAACGACTTGGCTATTGGTGGTGCAGGTGCTGATGTACTACGCGGCGGGCAGGGTGACATGGACACACCGTATCTGGCCGGACAATTCCACGCTGATGATTACCTGGATGGTGGAGACGGCAACGATGTCCTGTCGGGCGATGCGGAGGTGGCGCAACTGGCCCTAGCGTTCCACGGCAATGACCACCTTGATGGTGGCTCGGGTGATGACACGCTACTGGGCGGCGGGGGCTATGACATCTTGCTCGGAGGTGATGGTACAGACAAGCTGTGGGGCGAAGAACCGTGTTTACGACGGCGACGTAAACACTTAAACATTAAAGGCGATCACGCAGGTTCTATGTGGCTGATGAGGTACAAAGAATTGGGGTTCCGCATGAATAGCGTGCGGCGTCATTCCAGCACCGACAACGGAGAATTTTCAAATGTCTAAATGGCTCATCCCACTATGCAGCGTCGCCGCACTCGCAAGCGTCGGCTGCGACAGAACCCCACAAATCGTCAATGCCATGCAACCAACCCTATCCACTCAAGTAACGCACAACGGTAAAAAGATCGACATCGCCGAATGGAAAGAAGAAGTCCGGCTATTTGATGGCCGCACCGTCATTGTTAGGCGCAAGGCCACCGCGTACGCGGGTGGGTTTCCGAATGCGTCCCGTGGCAGTGACATTTCTACGGAATTTAAATATGAACCTATGGGAATAACTTGGAAGCATGAGATGAGTGATGTCAGTATCCGCCACCCAATTGCATTCGAGATTTTCAATGGTGTTGCTTATCTTGTTCTCTATGTTGGTGATCGATCTCTTTTGTTTTGTGCAGACAAACCACCAACTCAATATCTGGCCCAGTTTTTGAAATGGTCTGGTGGGGCATGGACGGAGGTCCCACAGGTCGATTTTCCCTCTGACAAGGCACTTCTCAATCTGTCCAGCGATTATTGGGGTCACACCGCCAAGGATGACGCCAAAGGCCTAATTCCTTGGGAGGGTAAGCGAACCGGTGGCAACGATGGCGAAACCGTAAAGAGCTTCTTCGAAGGATATCACCGCGTGTGCTCACTCCATCAAAAGAAATAACCTGCCTTTATAAATTCTGATTTTTTTGAGAACCAATCATGACAACCAATCTTGAATACGCGCTCTTCTCCGCCAATGTGTATGGCAACTCACCTCTGGTGCGATACGAACAGAACACCCTTCCAATACCCGACGGCTGGGACCCCATAGGAACACCGGTCATTCTGTCAGATGGCTTCATGGCCCGCGCCTACCAAAAGGGCAGCGAAATCGTTATCTCCTATGCCGGCACCACAAACGAAGACGCAATGGACTGGCTGACCGGCAACGTTCCCGGGGCAAGCGCTGGCTATCTCGCCCCTCAAATTACCGATGCCGCCAAGTTCTATCTGGATGTGGTTAAGAACAACCCCGGCGTTAGCAACATCAGTTTTACCGGGCACTCCATGGGTGGCGGTCTGGCATCCCTGATGGCGGTGTACTTTGACAAACCCGCCGTGGTGTTTGACCAGGCCCCATTTCAAAAGAGCGCGGACTCTTCCACCGTGGTCAGCGCGCTGAAGAACGCATTGACTGCTGCGGGCTACACCTTGCCCAGCACGTTTTCCTCCTATATCGCTTTGGACCCCACCGGCGCGCTGATCCCCAGCCCGACTCGTCAAGCCCGTGATGAACAGGTCACCCAGATTTACACCAAAGGCGAAGCCCTGTCCTTGGCCAGCACGACCATGTTGAATTTTGTTTCCGCGGGTTTGGGCCTGATCAGTCCCAAACTGTGGATGCTGGGGGCGGGGGTAGACAAAGTGTGTGGCAGTGAGATTGAAATTGATCCGCATGCCCAAACCGTTCTGGACTGGGGTACCACAGCATGGGGCTACACGGTAACCAGTGGCGACCCGGTCACCTTGCACTCCATCACCCTGTTGGCTGGCTTTTTGCAAAGCCCCGACTTCTTGTCGGTGGTGCGGGCATACCCAGAGTTGCTGCCGAGGATGTTTTCTGGGCTATATGCGAACGATCCGAAAAACAAAATCAACGCCAACCTCACCGATTTACTGGTGCAGCGCGAATACCGGGGTGAAGGCGCACTCGGTGCGCTGGCAGTCGATGTCAACAAGATCAACCGCACTGAGGGCCTGACCAGTCTCAAAGACCTGCCCGGATCGGATAGCAAAGGCATGAACAATGTCGCTGCCATATTGATGGACGCGGTGTTGGCGAATTTGTATGCGCAAGGCAAAACAAGGGCACCAGAGCAAGGCTTCGTTGGAAAATTCGACACTCTGCTGCGATCAGTCACTGGTGGCCTGACCGCTGACCTGCAAACCCTGAACAAAGAGGCCGATAAGGTTGAAGTGGAACTCAACCGCATGTTGGGTCTGCTGTTGGGTGATGAAGGCAATAGCGTGCCTCATGCTCATTACGCCCGCTGGACGTTGCAAAGCGGTGCAAATGCGTTGGCAGCCGACTTCAATGCCGATGCCCGTGAAGATGTGGTGATTGGCTACAACACAGCTGACACTATCAATGGTGGGGGAGGTGACGATGTTTTGGCGGGCCTTGATGGAGCCGACACCTTGAACGGCGGAGCAGGCCTTGACCGTATTTACGGCGGCGAAGGCAACGACATCCTCAACGGTGGCCTGTGTGGCGACTGGCTCTACGGCGGCGCAGGCTCAGACACCTACCAACTCAAAAGTGGTGAACTCTTTGATGTCATCCAGGACAGCGACGGCAACGGAAAAATCACTGTGAATGGCACGCAACTCACCGGCGGCAAGAAGGCCGACGACAACTACTGGATCAGCGCCGACAAACAATGGGGCTACCTGCTCACCAGCGGCGGTGACCTGGTCATCAGCAAAGGCTCCAGCCTCGACACAATCACCATCCGCAACTGGCAAAGCAATGGTGGCAACCAGCTGGGCATCGTGCTTGACAACGCGCAAGCGCCCGTTGACCCCAAGACCGGCATCCGGATATTCACCGGCGACCAACACGCCCAGCTGAACGCATCTGGTTACTACAAATGGGGAGAAACCAGCTGGGCCGCCGACGGCACCCTCACCGCAGGCGTGGCCGAGGCCGACTTTGCCGATGTCATCAGCGGCACCACAGGCGTTGACAAAATCTCGGGCCTGGGCGGCAACGACGCACTGAATGGAGGCGCGGGTAATGACGATATGGATGGCGGCAGCGGTGACGATTTGATAGGCGGTGGCGGGGGCTCGGACAACATCAACGGCGGCACAGGCAATGACATCATCTTCAGCGCACTCGATTTGAATGTGCCCCAGCGCATC is a window of Rhodoferax lithotrophicus DNA encoding:
- a CDS encoding HlyD family type I secretion periplasmic adaptor subunit, with protein sequence MKTQHPLRELLSRYKAIFQHAWVHRAELAGPSRLADEVAFLPAALSLVETPVHPAPRRLAYGLMALFVIALVWAYFGQVDIVAVAPGRIIVSERTKVIQPLEASIVKKVRVKDGDRVTAGQVLVELDPTMASADSANVQEQLHTQASEIMRTRALLKALSNSELPAQINTALEPYLAYKPSPTLAPSIQAQLQSEWQDIRAKLAKLDAEANRRQAEMATVKASIAKLEATLPMAQAREADFKTLVAQGFMSGHATQDKTRDRIELERDLAVQRARLAEVQSTAAETEQAKAAYRTDTQRSLSERLAQASSKHSQLQADSAKATQRERQTQLTAPVDGIVQQLAVHSVGGVVTSAQPLMIVVPDSPTVTAEVSIANQDIGFVNAGQLAAVKLETFAYTKYGTVDARVDVVTADAVTDDKKGSYYPAILTLSQRDMLIDGKRIPLSPGMNITAEIKTGQRRIIEYLLSPVQRAGSESLRER